From the genome of Latilactobacillus curvatus JCM 1096 = DSM 20019:
TTAATACCATGTATACTAAAACCCTGCGCCTTTAATACGTTGTATATAGGTCGTGGTAACTTCACTTTTTCATGTTCCATCATTTAACCCTCCTAATGATCATCGGTTCCGGCATTGCGTTTTCTAACATTGCTACCCCTTTTGATTTACTGTTTATTTCACCTTTTCTATTACGACTTTTAGTCGGCCATTCTTTAATCAACAATCGATACAAATATTCTTTTTCGTGATAACGTGTGTATTCTTTACCAGAAACTGCACCAACTAACACATACATATTAGTTACTCCCCTTCAATTATTTTGATGGCATCTTCTGCGCTGCGTGCAACACCGTAAATGATTGGAAACTGTGTAACATATTCTGCGAAGCGTTTCTGATCTTCACGCAGTCTGCCTGTTTTCGTCTTAACTTCAACATAAAAACATTTTCCGTCCGAATGTCGGAATCCATATAAATCAGGATGTCCTTTAGGCAATCCTGTATCAAACCATCGCCCATTATTCATCATTACCTTCCCGACATTCGCTCTAAAAACGGTACAATCATGTTTTGACAATGCAATTCGTATTTCGTTTTGAATTTTTGTTTCCGGATTAGACACTTAGACACTCCCTAAACATTGATATATCAACCTTTTTGTCGAAATCGTACACTAACGTACACTAACCACAATCGCTAGATGCTTACTCTCCCAAGGAATCATACACTTAATACACTCTGACACTAATTTAAAATCCTTCTACCCTATATAGGGTAATAATAGGTATATAAAATAATGTATATATATATTAGTGTCTTAGTGTATGATTTATCTCTTTACACTTACTCGCTCTATGGATTATCCGTCGTACACTAAGCCCTTTTTTAGTGTACGATTAGTGTACGAAGTGTATGATTATTTTCGCTTATAACCTCTTTTAGGATAATTGGTATAGACCCATTCATTTTCATTATCCATAATGTACTTAATTTTCTTAGCAATTTTTCGATTTTTTATCAGATCAGCGATGCCTAAAAATTTAGCGATTTGATTACTCGATACAAAATCTCGCTTATATGCATCAAGAAATATTTCAATCTGTTCTTCGATTTCATCCACATACATAAAATTACTTCGATTTTTTTCAAGCAGTTTATTTTGATAA
Proteins encoded in this window:
- a CDS encoding VRR-NUC domain-containing protein codes for the protein MSNPETKIQNEIRIALSKHDCTVFRANVGKVMMNNGRWFDTGLPKGHPDLYGFRHSDGKCFYVEVKTKTGRLREDQKRFAEYVTQFPIIYGVARSAEDAIKIIEGE